From one Parambassis ranga chromosome 5, fParRan2.1, whole genome shotgun sequence genomic stretch:
- the ecm2 gene encoding extracellular matrix protein 2 isoform X1 → MRWWLVGASLWLLVVLTIPDAQARNKHRNHDGDNRREKRKRDGQGHGRARAGRSKPLKIRLVPGPSNPVEPIENQGNPLLLKSYKNIQEQHSSYNVIPGKQGQCVYQGLTLFDQAVWSPKPCVTCLCARGQVVCDEITCPMVHCLFPFTPAGECCPICMEPDPDLSLDLSGDSPVPSDPNDVVTPLTQEEIQRILWREEEEHREEEERLRKKDEARKKRRKERKEQEERQRKIVEAKRRKEEEALRLQVEKEEEEWRRQIEEEEKRRQEIEEDRRQKEAAEREAREQERKLEEERRKQEERLREEFLVLVEKEEEERQEEGEEEEEEEEVWLRGDVFQMPPKKQEEPEEPDLLPSPIPRPPAETEDELNEVETEEVEENREEEEAVNRAGLPPGCDISDVTLTCENAKLTYFPPLTIPELKSLSLEGNNISSIPAEAFNGIPNLEWINLKKNKLTSAGIDPKAFKGLQMLRRLYLDGNLLETVPSDLPATLQELKISENRLRRLDENSFQGLSSLVILELEGNLLSEGNTDPLAFTPLIQLSYLRLGRNHFRTIPQGLPRSLLELHLENNMIEEISETVFNQTRNLNVVSLRHNRLDESRIAPMAWINHRNLESIDLSHNSLYLVPSYLPKSLVYLVLVGNHIERIPGYVFAHMDPGIEYLYLSYNKLDGEGIEPESFFGSYHSMVELCLDHNQLITVPSGINEMTNLHFLRLNNNNIRSIADESICDPDNSGDATLVALRLDNNYIDPKKVSPSAFSCVRSSSSVVLKPQKTK, encoded by the exons aTGAGGTGGTGGCTGGTGGGGGCCAGTCTGTGGCTGCTGGTGGTTCTGACTATCCCAGATGCTCAGGCCAGGAACAAACATCGCAATCACGACGGTGACAATcgcagagagaagaggaagagggacgGACAGG GTCATGGCAGGGCCAGGGCAGGGCGCTCTAAACCTCTGAAGATCAGACTGGTTCCAGGTCCAAGCAATCCAGTGGAGCCTATAGAAAACCAAGGAAATCCTCTGCTCCTAAAGTCCTATAAGAACATCCAGGAACAACACTCAAGCTACAACGTCATCCCAG GTAAGCAGGGCCAGTGTGTGTACCAGGGCCTGACCCTGTTTGACCAGGCTGTCTGGTCTCCAAAGCCCTGTGTGACTTGTCTGTGTGCCAGAGGGCAGGTGGTTTGTGACGAGATCACCTGTCCCATGGTGCACTGCCTGTTCCCTTTCACCCCTGCTGGGGAGTGCTGCCCCATCTGCATGGAGCCAG ACCCAGACCTCAGCCTTGACCTTTCTGGTGACTCCCCAGTACCCAGTGACCCCAATGATGTCGTGACCCCACTGACTCAGGAGGAGATCCAGCGGATCCtctggagggaggaagaggagcaccGTGAGGAGGAGGAACGCCTGAGAAAGAAGGATGAGGCTaggaaaaagagaaggaaggaaaggaaggagcaggaggagaggcagagaaagataGTGGaagcaaagaggaggaaggaagaagaggcACTGAGACTGCaggtggagaaagaggaggaagagtggaggaggcagattgaggaagaggagaagaggagacaggagatAGAGGAAGATAGACGGCAGAAAGAAGCcgcagagagagaagcaagagagCAGGAAAGGAAgttagaggaggagaggagaaagcaggaggagaggctgagAGAAGAATTCCTGGTTTTGGttgagaaagaggaagaggaacggcaggaggagggagaggaggaagaggaggaggaggaggtgtggctGAGAGGAGATGTGTTTCAGATGCCCCCCAAAAAACAAGAAGAGCCTGAAGAACCAGACCTCCTCCCGTCTCCAATCCCAAGACCTCCTGCCGAGACAGAGGATGAGCTGAACGAAGTAGAAACAGAAGAGGTTGAGGAgaacagggaggaggaagaggcagtgAACAGAGCCGGACTCCCTCCAGGCTGTGACATCTCTGATGTCACATTGACATGTGAGAATGCCAAACTCACATACTTCCCTCCTCTGACCATCCCTGAGCTGAAATCTCTCAGTCTGGAAG GcaacaacatcagcagcatCCCTGCAGAAGCCTTTAATGGCATCCCAAACCTGGAGTGGATCAacttgaagaaaaacaaactcaccTCTGCTGGCATTGACCCTAAAGCCTTCAAG ggtCTGCAGATGCTAAGGCGCCTGTACCTGGATGGGAACCTTCTAGAAACTGTGCCCTCTGACCTTCCCGCCACCCTGCAGGAGCTGAAAATCAGTGAGAACAGACTGAGGAGGCTCGATGAAAACAGCTTTCAAG GTCTGAGCAGCCTGGTGATACTGGAGTTGGAAGGAAATCTGCTGAGTGAGGGGAACACAGATCCTCTGGCCTTCACCCCACTAATCCAGCTCTCCTACCTCAGACTGGGAAGAAACCACTTTCGTACTATACCACAGGGCCTTCCGAGGTCACTGCTG GAGCTGCATCTGGAAAACAACATGATCGAGGAAATCTCAGAGACTGTTTTCAATCAGACCAGAAATCTGAACGTTGTTTCTCTAAGACACAACAGACTAGATGAGAGCAGGATTGCCCCCATGGCCTGGATCAACCACAG GAATTTGGAGTCCATCGATCTTTCACATAACAGCCTGTACCTTGTTCCGTCCTACCTGCCAAAATCTCTGGTCTACTTAGTGCTGGTAGGAAACCACATTGAGAGGATACCAG GTTATGTATTTGCCCACATGGACCCTGGTATAGAGTACCTCTACCTGTCCTACAACAAGCTGGATGGGGAGGGAATTGAGCCGGAGTCATTCTTCGGCTCGTACCACTCCATGGTGGAGCTGTGTTTGGATCACAACCAACTGATCACTGTGCCATCTGGCATCAACGAAATGACCAACTTACACTTTCTCAgactcaacaacaacaatatcaG GAGTATCGCTGATGAAAGCATTTGTGACCCGGACAACAGTGGGGATGCCACTCTGGTGGCCTTGAGGCTAGATAATAACTACATTGACCCCAAAAAGGTCTCACCGTCAGCCTTCTCCTGTGTACGCTCCTCCTCAAGTGTGGTCTTAAAACCTCAGAAAACCAAGTGA
- the ecm2 gene encoding extracellular matrix protein 2 isoform X2, with the protein MRWWLVGASLWLLVVLTIPDAQARNKHRNHDGDNRREKRKRDGQGHGRARAGRSKPLKIRLVPGPSNPVEPIENQGNPLLLKSYKNIQEQHSSYNVIPVPSDPNDVVTPLTQEEIQRILWREEEEHREEEERLRKKDEARKKRRKERKEQEERQRKIVEAKRRKEEEALRLQVEKEEEEWRRQIEEEEKRRQEIEEDRRQKEAAEREAREQERKLEEERRKQEERLREEFLVLVEKEEEERQEEGEEEEEEEEVWLRGDVFQMPPKKQEEPEEPDLLPSPIPRPPAETEDELNEVETEEVEENREEEEAVNRAGLPPGCDISDVTLTCENAKLTYFPPLTIPELKSLSLEGNNISSIPAEAFNGIPNLEWINLKKNKLTSAGIDPKAFKGLQMLRRLYLDGNLLETVPSDLPATLQELKISENRLRRLDENSFQGLSSLVILELEGNLLSEGNTDPLAFTPLIQLSYLRLGRNHFRTIPQGLPRSLLELHLENNMIEEISETVFNQTRNLNVVSLRHNRLDESRIAPMAWINHRNLESIDLSHNSLYLVPSYLPKSLVYLVLVGNHIERIPGYVFAHMDPGIEYLYLSYNKLDGEGIEPESFFGSYHSMVELCLDHNQLITVPSGINEMTNLHFLRLNNNNIRSIADESICDPDNSGDATLVALRLDNNYIDPKKVSPSAFSCVRSSSSVVLKPQKTK; encoded by the exons aTGAGGTGGTGGCTGGTGGGGGCCAGTCTGTGGCTGCTGGTGGTTCTGACTATCCCAGATGCTCAGGCCAGGAACAAACATCGCAATCACGACGGTGACAATcgcagagagaagaggaagagggacgGACAGG GTCATGGCAGGGCCAGGGCAGGGCGCTCTAAACCTCTGAAGATCAGACTGGTTCCAGGTCCAAGCAATCCAGTGGAGCCTATAGAAAACCAAGGAAATCCTCTGCTCCTAAAGTCCTATAAGAACATCCAGGAACAACACTCAAGCTACAACGTCATCCCAG TACCCAGTGACCCCAATGATGTCGTGACCCCACTGACTCAGGAGGAGATCCAGCGGATCCtctggagggaggaagaggagcaccGTGAGGAGGAGGAACGCCTGAGAAAGAAGGATGAGGCTaggaaaaagagaaggaaggaaaggaaggagcaggaggagaggcagagaaagataGTGGaagcaaagaggaggaaggaagaagaggcACTGAGACTGCaggtggagaaagaggaggaagagtggaggaggcagattgaggaagaggagaagaggagacaggagatAGAGGAAGATAGACGGCAGAAAGAAGCcgcagagagagaagcaagagagCAGGAAAGGAAgttagaggaggagaggagaaagcaggaggagaggctgagAGAAGAATTCCTGGTTTTGGttgagaaagaggaagaggaacggcaggaggagggagaggaggaagaggaggaggaggaggtgtggctGAGAGGAGATGTGTTTCAGATGCCCCCCAAAAAACAAGAAGAGCCTGAAGAACCAGACCTCCTCCCGTCTCCAATCCCAAGACCTCCTGCCGAGACAGAGGATGAGCTGAACGAAGTAGAAACAGAAGAGGTTGAGGAgaacagggaggaggaagaggcagtgAACAGAGCCGGACTCCCTCCAGGCTGTGACATCTCTGATGTCACATTGACATGTGAGAATGCCAAACTCACATACTTCCCTCCTCTGACCATCCCTGAGCTGAAATCTCTCAGTCTGGAAG GcaacaacatcagcagcatCCCTGCAGAAGCCTTTAATGGCATCCCAAACCTGGAGTGGATCAacttgaagaaaaacaaactcaccTCTGCTGGCATTGACCCTAAAGCCTTCAAG ggtCTGCAGATGCTAAGGCGCCTGTACCTGGATGGGAACCTTCTAGAAACTGTGCCCTCTGACCTTCCCGCCACCCTGCAGGAGCTGAAAATCAGTGAGAACAGACTGAGGAGGCTCGATGAAAACAGCTTTCAAG GTCTGAGCAGCCTGGTGATACTGGAGTTGGAAGGAAATCTGCTGAGTGAGGGGAACACAGATCCTCTGGCCTTCACCCCACTAATCCAGCTCTCCTACCTCAGACTGGGAAGAAACCACTTTCGTACTATACCACAGGGCCTTCCGAGGTCACTGCTG GAGCTGCATCTGGAAAACAACATGATCGAGGAAATCTCAGAGACTGTTTTCAATCAGACCAGAAATCTGAACGTTGTTTCTCTAAGACACAACAGACTAGATGAGAGCAGGATTGCCCCCATGGCCTGGATCAACCACAG GAATTTGGAGTCCATCGATCTTTCACATAACAGCCTGTACCTTGTTCCGTCCTACCTGCCAAAATCTCTGGTCTACTTAGTGCTGGTAGGAAACCACATTGAGAGGATACCAG GTTATGTATTTGCCCACATGGACCCTGGTATAGAGTACCTCTACCTGTCCTACAACAAGCTGGATGGGGAGGGAATTGAGCCGGAGTCATTCTTCGGCTCGTACCACTCCATGGTGGAGCTGTGTTTGGATCACAACCAACTGATCACTGTGCCATCTGGCATCAACGAAATGACCAACTTACACTTTCTCAgactcaacaacaacaatatcaG GAGTATCGCTGATGAAAGCATTTGTGACCCGGACAACAGTGGGGATGCCACTCTGGTGGCCTTGAGGCTAGATAATAACTACATTGACCCCAAAAAGGTCTCACCGTCAGCCTTCTCCTGTGTACGCTCCTCCTCAAGTGTGGTCTTAAAACCTCAGAAAACCAAGTGA
- the aspn gene encoding asporin produces MRAFLLLCLLALGNAKPYHPINVMDFMKNYDIMMADSDDDDDDDDDDDDYEDENCPANCRCSPRVVQCSDQGLISIPEKIPEDTVMIDLQNNDITEIKEDDFKGLHRVYGLFLINNKISKIHPKAFRNMDHLRLLYLSYNLLTEIPANLPPNIIELRFHENKINRIQKDAFKGLRKLHVLELGANPLANSGIELGAFNGLSTLYIGIAEAKLTAVPKDFPSSITEMSLDYNKIAKVEVEDFIRYKNLQRLGLGFNQIKYVENGSLASIPNIREIHLDNNRLRKVPPGLNSLRYLQVIFLHGNKINYVGINDFCPVTPSIKKNLYTGISLFANPVKYWDIQPPTFRCVTGRRGVQLGNFRKK; encoded by the exons atgagggcTTTCCTCCTACTTTGCCTGCTGGCGCTAGGCAACGCCAAACCCTACCATCCAATCAACGTCATGGACTTCATGAAAAACTATGACATCATGATGGCAGAttcagatgatgatgacgatgacgacgacgatgatgatgattatgaagATGAGAACTGTCCTGCCAATTGCCGTTGCTCACCCAGAGTGGTGCAGTGTTCTGATCAAG GTCTGATATCTATTCCTGAGAAAATTCCTGAAGACACTGTGATGATTGACCTtcaaaacaatgacatcactgaaatCAAGGAGGACGACTTTAAAGGCTTGCACAGGGTTTAT GGTCTGTTTCTAATTAACAACAAGATCTCTAAGATTCACCCCAAAGCCTTCAGAAACATGGACCATCTCAGACTGTTGTATCTCTCCTACAACCTTCTGACTGAGATTCCTGCTAACCTGCCCCCCAACATCATCGAACTCCGCTTCCACGAAAACAAGATCAACAGAATCCAGAAGGATGCATTTAAAGGCTTGAGGAAACTTCACGTGCTGG AGCTGGGTGCCAACCCTCTGGCCAATAGTGGAATTGAGCTCGGAGCTTTCAACGGCTTGTCGACTCTGTATATCGGAATAGCAGAAGCCAAACTGACCGCAGTGCCCAAAG ATTTCCCGTCCAGCATTACAGAGATGAGCCTGGACTACAATAAGATCGCAAAGGTGGAAGTAGAGGACTTCATCAGATATAAAAACCTGCAGAG GCTAGGACTTGGTTTTAACCAGATCAAGTATGTAGAAAATGGCAGCCTTGCCAGCATCCCAAACATCCGCGAGATCCATCTGGACAACAACCGTCTGAGAAAAGTCCCACCAGGCCTCAACTCCCTGCGCTATCTCCAG GTGATTTTCCTTCATGGCAACAAAATCAACTACGTAGGAATCAATGACTTCTGTCCTGTGACACCTAGCATCAAGAAGAACCTGTACACAGGCATCAGTCTGTTTGCCAACCCTGTAAAATACTGGGACATACAGCCACCAACCTTTCGCTGTGTGACCGGGCGGAGAGGCGTTCAGCTTGGCAACTTCAGAAAGAAGTAG